The following are encoded together in the Theileria orientalis strain Shintoku DNA, chromosome 1, complete genome genome:
- a CDS encoding pre-rRNA processing protein, with product MKSVSREGEASGKSDLKKSKKYKFKGKNTRKNENKSQNNDNKASKDEESGVERKKRHKRKNKQKLDLNIDSTLEFENESKIREQEDRIADNEWMNNPSSVLDYERLVVTNSSSSVVWIAYMSFYLNSGDLEMARKTVNRGLKAIDFREMGEKLNLWVAYLNMECIYGDKVMEVFNKAVQYNDSKTIYLKMIGILVSNNQFDKAREICEKGIKKFYTSKKIWLAYLKLFYEHMKDFEAGRQLHKTCISRIPKHKRLFITSSTALLEYKHGGKMYFENILLDNPKRMDIWNQYLTAHIKLQISDTVTPKSERLKNVRNLFERAISLDLKPKKMKIIFAKWLEFECTHGNEKSKQMVQNKALKYVEYMEKKLPS from the exons ATGAAGTCAGTTTCCAGGGAAGGTGAAGCTTCAGGGAAATCTGACCTGAAAAAATCGAAAAAATACAAGTTTAAAGGTAAAAACACAAGAAAAAACGAAAATAAATCGCAAaacaatgataataaagCCTCTAAAGACGAAGAATCTGGAGTAGAGCGTAAAAAACGAcataaaaggaaaaataaacagaaacTTGACCTAAACATAGACTCAACACTGGAG TTTGAAAATGAGTCGAAAATACGGGAACAGGAGGACAGAATAGCCGATAACGAATGGATGAATAATCCCAGTTCAGTCCTGGATTATGAAAGACTGGTCGTCACCAACTCTAGCTCCTCAGTGGTCTGGATCGCATATATGTCGTTCTACCTGAACTCGGGAGACCTGGAAATGGCCAGGAAGACAGTGAATCGTGGCCTAAAGGCGATCGACTTTCGAGAAATGGGCGAAAAGTTAAATCTATGGGTAGCATATTTAAACATGGAGTGCATATACGGAGACAAAGTGATGGAAGTGTTTAATAA AGCTGTGCAGTACAACGACAGTAAAACCATTTACCTGAAGATGATAGGAATACTGGTGTCAAACAACCAGTTTGACAAGGCCAGGGAAATATGTGAAAAGGGAATAAAGAAGTTTTACACCTCAAAAAAG ATTTGGCTCGcgtacctgaagctgttTTACGAGCATATGAAGGACTTCGAAGCAGGAAGGCAGTTGCACAAGACGTGCATATCAAGGATTCCGAAGCACAAGAGGCTCTTCATAACGTCCTCGACGGCGCTGCTGGAGTACAAACACGG GGGAAAAATGTACTTCGAAAACATTCTGCTGGACAACCCCAAGAGAATGGACATCTGGAACCAGTATCTGACGGCACACATCAAGTTACAGATCAGCGACACGGTGACGCCGAAGTCTGAGAGGCTGAAGAACGTGAGGAACCTGTTTGAGAGGGCCATCAGTCTGGACTTGAAGccgaagaagatgaaaataatCTTTGCGAA GTGGTTGGAGTTTGAGTGTACTCACGGGAACGAGAAGTCGAAGCAGATGGTCCAGAACAAGGCGCTCAAGTACGTGGAATACATGGAAAAGAAGCTTCCAAGTTGA
- a CDS encoding uncharacterized protein (S1, RNA binding domain containing protein) encodes MSKEEDFPRSNLNGRVLTLDSKGKPSLNKVNKPKSHSSLSPEINGLTTPSNYPEDYKLPSLESLNPGSLVLGSVALVTPFGLRIHIFNNIVGFAKYSELFDLVESKSGGSEDNLASPFSVGSNVVCYVLEVYHSSVALSLKPSLVNKNLRPNNLFAGLLLPATVLSQEDHGFTLSFNVNLKSAISGFVMYDEKSREGVKNEFIKRYPPSSTAHVIVNSMNPERGLVKCVWPWEYKTPMDLHTATVFDVLKPGLLLTAEVSEVHRLKCENSYKQPLSGYTVKCLGSLTAFVSPLHSLESYKPADSAEGSLGNLDDCKEVNDRAEARLIYVDFEARKLYVSLQWQLLKWRGPLGLAHKNLKHTVMSCKVVRSLSSGLVLEHEEEKEPSTLFFCSIKDVVDDKSLKPATILTSSTYSVGTVHDCRVLDFNYLTRLTHVALKESVIKEKYASAFEFSASELVRGKTVKLVNSGAIVQLSSLVYGKVPVGHLTDVPPTKVPENFQTGRNMRLRVLRFDHARNRLVLTAKPSLVNDTDPAARFDHLHVGKKLTGYIINMKEKNYMDEKQNERIVIKFYGDLQTYMDRHEVERAEELGVDLKTDSVVKCAVTRMDSKKHTFSVTVDRSYIEKLELSLESKRQLNRNKRKMACKEAFKGHKHKKKNNAQKE; translated from the coding sequence atgagtaaagAGGAGGATTTTCCTCGTTCCAACTTGAATGGTAGAGTCCTTACACTAGATAGTAAGGGGAAGCCATCTTTAAATAAAGTGAATAAACCTAAATCACACTCTTCATTATCGCCTGAAATCAATGGATTAACAACACCCTCAAATTACCCTGAAGATTACAAACTTCCTAGTTTGGAATCCTTGAACCCCGGTTCCCTAGTTTTGGGATCTGTTGCTTTGGTCACTCCCTTCGGTCTTAGAATTcacatttttaacaacATAGTGGGCTTTGCAAAGTATTCTGAGCTATTCGACCTGGTTGAATCGAAATCCGGCGGCTCGGAAGATAATCTCGCCTCACCTTTTAGTGTGGGATCGAACGTCGTTTGCTACGTCCTGGAAGTTTATCATTCGAGCGTTGCTTTGAGCCTAAAACCCTCCTTGGTTAACAAGAACCTTAGGCCAAACAATTTATTTGCAGGGTTACTTTTACCAGCTACCGTTTTATCGCAAGAGGACCATGGTTTTACCTTGTCCTTCAACGTTAACCTGAAAAGCGCAATCAGCGGGTTTGTTATGTACGATGAGAAGTCGAGGGAAGGAGTGAAAAACGAATTCATCAAAAGATACCCACCATCGTCGACGGCTCACGTGATCGTGAATTCGATGAACCCCGAGAGAGGGCTAGTTAAGTGTGTGTGGCCATGGGAATATAAAACGCCGATGGATTTGCACACCGCTACGGTTTTTGACGTGTTGAAACCGGGTCTGCTGTTGACGGCCGAAGTGTCGGAAGTGCACAGATTAAAGTGCGAAAATTCATATAAACAACCCCTGAGTGGGTACACTGTGAAGTGTTTGGGGTCATTGACGGCCTTTGTCAGTCCTCTGCACTCGCTTGAGTCGTATAAACCTGCCGATAGCGCCGAAGGGTCACTGGGCAATCTCGACGATTGCAAAGAAGTAAACGACAGAGCGGAGGCGAGGCTAATATATGTAGATTTTGAAGCAAGGAAGCTCTACGTTTCCTTACAGTGGCAGCTGCTTAAGTGGAGAGGCCCACTGGGACTGGCGCACAAAAACTTGAAACACACGGTAATGAGCTGTAAAGTAGTTAGGAGCCTCAGTTCAGGGCTCGTATTGGAGCACgaagaggagaaggaacCGTCAACCTTATTTTTCTGCAGCATCAAGGACGTCGTGGACGACAAAAGCCTGAAGCCAGCCACAATATTGACGTCGAGCACATACTCGGTAGGAACGGTCCACGACTGCAGAGTATTGGATTTCAACTACCTCACGAGGCTGACGCACGTGGCGCTTAAGGAGTCAGTGATCAAGGAAAAGTACGCAAGCGCATTTGAATTTAGTGCATCGGAGCTGGTAAGGGGGAAGACCGTCAAGTTGGTCAACAGCGGAGCCATAGTGCAGCTGTCGAGCCTCGTCTACGGAAAGGTCCCGGTCGGGCATCTAACGGACGTTCCGCCGACAAAAGTGCCCGAAAACTTTCAAACGGGAAGGAATATGAGACTTAGAGTACTCAGATTTGACCACGCACGCAACAGGTTAGTCTTGACGGCAAAGCCATCGCTGGTAAATGACACGGACCCAGCGGCAAGGTTCGATCATCTCCATGTCGGCAAGAAGCTCACAGGGTACATTATCAACATGAAGGAAAAAAACTACATGGATGAGAAGCAAAATGAGAGGATTGTCATTAAGTTCTACGGAGACCTTCAAACATACATGGACAGGCACGAAGTGGAGAGGGCAGAGGAGCTCGGCGTTGACCTAAAAACGGACTCGGTAGTAAAGTGTGCAGTGACCAGGATGGATAGCAAAAAACACACGTTCTCAGTCACAGTGGACAGGTCATACATAGAAAAGTTGGAGCTGAGTTTGGAATCGAAGCGACAGTTAAACAGAAACAAGAGAAAAATGGCCTGCAAAGAAGCGTTTAAGGGTCACAAGCataaaaagaagaataaCGCCCAGAAAGAATGA
- a CDS encoding uncharacterized protein (zinc finger, CCCH-type domain containing protein): MTRGRGYYDPGDDSFGSNSRRNNDYWYVPNDSGNRNGGYGYKNQTHGRNAAGSSNRSRFGEHNKETNNIVCKHYALFNQCRFGAKCSYLHSLKRVINMNDVFRGGVYCSTASITNDNSLELFVCGNGSNVKRFKLFSNSSNEIQTTTLASINIQMPSGHSQLNQGSRSRSKGYGSDQSIYSLFFMDDCLFVGLKTGHICVHHLPSSTSTMLEGHDSPVNCITVIESIVLSVCESGKVNLWKFDPGSGAFTCVNSLILNSRVTCLLEVTCDATNPAAANQPARLLWSGGAVINVIDLSSLSIIKTIQLPKNISVKCFMRYGAHVIVGFTNGYIKVFTVVGEEVFITDSEVDYITSMDGMQTSEGDVLLVGGRSGHLCVFHLPSFSLQHVLLCHPDGYKRSGISKIHPIGTQHVLTTGYDGNVSVFMWTNLV; encoded by the exons atgactAGAGGCCGGGGTTACTACGATCCTGGCGACGATTCTTTTGGTTCAAACTCCAGGAGGAATAAtg acTACTGGTACGTACCTAACGATTCTGGGAACAGAAATGGCGGATACGGCTATAAAAACCAGACACATGGGCGAAACGCCGCTGGTTCTTCCAACAG GTCCCGTTTCGGCGAACACAACAAGGAAACAAACAATATAGTTTGCAAACACTACGCTTTGTTCA atCAGTGTAGATTTGGAGCCAAGTGCTCGTACCTCCACTCCCTGAAGAGGGTGATCAACATGAACGACGTCTTCAGGGGCGGCGTGTACTGTTCCACTGCCAGCATCACTAACGATAACTCCCTGGAGCTTTTCGTCTGCGGCAACGGGAGCAACGTAAAGCGCTTCAAGCTGTTCAGCAACAGCTCCAACGAGATTCAAACCACCACTCTGGCGAGCATCAACATTCAGATGCCCTCTGGCCACTCACAGTTAAATCAGGGCTCGCGGTCTAGGTCTAAGGGTTACGGCTCTGACCAGAGTATCTACAGTCTATTTTTCATGGACGACTGCCTCTTCGTTGGCCTTAAGACTGGCCACATTTGCGTTCACCACTTACCCAGTAGCACTTCCACCATGTTAGAGGGCCACGACAGCCCCGTAAATTGTATAACAGTTATTGAGTCGATCGTTTTATCAGTTTGTGAGTCCGGGAAGGTGAATTTATGGAAGTTCGACCCAGGCTCAGGCGCCTTTACCTGCGTAAACAGCCTCATTCTCAATTCGCGAGTCACCTGTCTCTTGGAGGTGACTTGCGACGCGACTAATCCCGCGGCTGCCAACCAGCCCGCCAGGTTACTCTGGAGCGGGGGAGCAGTCATAAACGTCATAGATCTGTCATCTTTATCGATCATAAAGACGATTCAGCTTCCCAAAAACATATCGGTTAAGTGTTTCATGag GTACGGAGCACATGTTATCGTTGGATTCACCAACGGGTACATAAAGGTTTTCACAGTGGTGGGAGAAGAGGTTTTCATTACGGACTCTGAGGTTGACTACATAACCTCCATGGACGGGATGCAGACCTCCGAAGGCGACGTTCTCCTTGTCGGCGGCAGGTCGGGGCACCTGTGCGTATTCCATCTGCCCTCATTTAGCCTGCAGCACGTGCTTCTTTGCCATCCTGACGGCTACAAGAGGTCTGGAATAAGCAAAATTCATCCCATTGGCACTCAACACGTACTTACGACCGGGTACGACGGCAACGTCTCAGTGTTCATGTGGACCAACCTCGTCTGA
- a CDS encoding RNA-binding motif protein, X-linked 2 has protein sequence MSVTGPAANTNAISRLSELELKRGTLGEGSWHHQYKDSCYIFIGGLDTRMTEGDIIIVFSQFGDPIDINLKRDKITGKSLGYCFLGYRDQRSTILAVDNFNGSTLLGRRIRVDHVMDYKAPVEYEDELDEEGNKIPKEYKPTGAEGAGLDKYYVTKSEMMLRETSRTKRSPQASVEMDEDERWALEFEETLKKNKESEDDSHRGRDHKHKHKHSRAGVSHERTRHQDRDSRRDKLDDRKLHRRHRLSSKSRSRSESRDRDRRRRERRRSRSSSEERYHRHRKSSRHRRESP, from the exons ATGTCAGTTACCGGTCCCGCAGCCAATACAAACGCAATTTCGCGTTTGTCTGAGTTGGAGCTAAAACGGGGAACTTTAGGGGAGGGATCATGGCATCACCAGTACAAGGATTCGTGTTACATTTTCATAG GAGGCTTAGATACCAGGATGACCGAGGGGgacattattattgttttttcgCAGTTTGGCGATCCAATTGacataaatttgaaaagggACAAAATTACAG GAAAATCGCTTGGATACTGCTTTTTGGGCTACAGGGATCAGCGGAGCACCATTCTGGCAGTCGATAACTTCAACGGTTCCACTTTGCTTGGACGGAGGATTCGTGTGGACCATGTGATGGACTATAAGGCGCCCGTTGAATACGAAGATGAG CTCGATGAGGAGGGAAATAAGATTCCCAAGGAGTACAAGCCCACTGGAGCTGAGGGCGCAGGCCTAGATAAGTACTATGTCACAAAGAGTGAAATGATGCTAAGGGAGACCTCGAGGACCAAAAGGAGTCCCCAAGCCTCGGTTGAAATGGACGAAGATGAGCGATGGGCCCTCGAATTTGAAGAGACgctgaagaaaaacaaGGAATCTGAGGACGATTCTCATAGGGGCCGCGAccataaacacaaacataagCACTCGCGTGCCGGTGTGTCCCATGAACGGACGAGGCACCAGGACAGAGACTCCAGAAGGGACAAACTTGACGACAGGAAACTCCACCGGAGGCATAGGCTCAGCTCAAAAAGTAGGAGTCGTAGCGAAAGCCGGGACCGAGATCGGCGCAGGCGAGAACGTCGCAGAAGTCGCAGCAGCTCGGAAGAAAGATACCACAGACACCGAAAGTCGAGTCGACACAGACGTGAATCTCCATGA